In Bacteroidales bacterium, the sequence TTTACCCAGATATGAGTCAAATAACCTCATACAAAACCGTTGCCACCATCTCCGAAGGATTATACAAGGAGAAGATGAGTAAATTCATCTCCTTTGCTATACCTGTATTTACAGTAGATGAGGCAATGGCTTTAGTAGAGGAGTATCGTAACAAATACCACGATGCTCGACACGTATGTTGGGGGTATAGAGTGGGTGCAAATGGAGAGTTTACTCGCAGTAGTGACAATGGAGAGCCATCAGGAACGGCAGGAAAACCCATAGTGGGACAGATGCTATCAAACGAAATAACAAATGTGCTGATAGTAGTTATTCGCTATTTCGGAGGAAT encodes:
- a CDS encoding YigZ family protein, whose protein sequence is MSQITSYKTVATISEGLYKEKMSKFISFAIPVFTVDEAMALVEEYRNKYHDARHVCWGYRVGANGEFTRSSDNGEPSGTAGKPIVGQMLSNEITNVLIVVIRYFGGIKLGTGGLIVAYKEAALDAIRNNTIVERTIERELLVEFDYIDMEGVMRLLKDKEDCIRVGERIFDNRCSISFHVSLEFADEVIGKLEKLNSVKITYKGLSF